AGCTGGCACAAATCGTCCAGTAGTACCTGCGCCGCGCTGTATCGCGTTGGTGCAGCTGCGGCGTCGGCTGTACGAGGCTGGCTGGTGCAGCGATCGTCTACCGGTGACCGATTGTCTTTTCGCTGAAACGCCCATTTGAATGGGCCTGGCAGCTGATTTTCGCGAAAGTCGACTTGACGACTTTTGGCCTGCCAGCCCTTATCGATCCGTGCATGCAGCCAAAAGATATAACCCGATTGGGCGAAAAAGTCCCATTTCGGACAATTCTTGCGGCGCCGCGACTCGCCCCGTAAACTCGATTCATCGTTTGCGTTGGGAATCGTTGTCGGGATCCACCGCGTCTGGTGAATGCCGGCCAAAACCAGATGAGTGCCCTCGGCGAATCAGTAGTTCTGCCCGACGCTGTCCTGGCGGCGCTGACGTACGCGCAGACGCCGCTGTGGGTCTACGACATCGACAATGGCCGTCACCTCTGGGCCAACCAGAGCGGGCTGCGACTGTGGCGAGCCGAGTCGCTCGCCGAGCTCTGCACCCGCGATATGCGGGTGGACATGTCTGCGACCGTCGCGCAGCGCTTGCGCCAGTACCAGGCTGATTTCGCACGCGGCACCGAAACTTTCTCGGAAGTGTGGACGCTCTATCCCAAGGGCGAGCCAGTCACGCTGCAGGTGACTTTCATGGGCTTGCCCTTGGCCGACGGCCGCATGGCGATGCTGTGCGAAGGGCTGCTGGCGATGGAGAACACCCCCGAGGCCATCCGTAGTGTGGAAGCACTGCTGCACACCTCGGTCATGATCTCGCTCTATGACGAGAGCGGCAATGCCATCTATCGCAATCCGGCCGCCCGGCGGTCGGCAGAGGCAGGGCGGGACGCCTTCAGCCAACGTTTCATTGAAGGCGCCGATCGCCAGCGCATCGAGGCTGCGCTGGCCGCCGGTGGCGAGGCCAGCCTGATCACCAATGTGCGCACCGAGCGCGGTGTGGTCGCCCATGAGGTCGTCGTGCGGCAGTGCCACGACGCCGTGACCGGACAGCCGGCAAGACTGGTCAGCGAAACCGATGTCAGCAGCCTGCTGGAGGCCGAGTCGGAGGCGCTGTTTCTGGCGCAGCATGACGTGCTCAGCGGCCTGCCCAACCGGGCGATGGTGCGGGTGGAGTTCGATCGTCTGCTGCGCACGGCAGCACAGCCACAGACAGCGTCCGATCTGCAGATCGGCATGCTCTACATCGACATGGACCGCTTCAAGCTGGTCAACGATTCGCTTGGCCACGCTATTGGCGATGAACTGCTGATCGCCATCTCGGAGCGCCTGCGTCGGTCACTGGTGGGCGGCGAGTTCATCGCCCGCGTCGGTGGCGATGAATTCCTGATCCTCGCCGCGCACCCGAATGGCGGTCGCGGCTGGCTGCAGGAAATCGTCAACCGTGCCTGCGCTGAGTTTCGCGATCCAGTACAAGTGGGCGATATCTTCTGGCGCGTCACGCCCAGCGTGGGCATCGCCATTTACCCCGACGATGGCCGCGACGTCACCACCCTGATGCGCCGCGCCGACCTTGCCATGTACGAGGCCAAGCGGCTCGGCGGCAACGGCGCCGTGTGGTTCAACATGTCTATGGATCAGCGCCTGCAGCAACGTCTCGAACTTGAGCGCGAACTGCATGATGCGCTCGAGAAATCGCAGTTTGAGCTGCACTACCAGCCGCGCGTGGCGGTCAGCGACAACCGCATCGTGGGCGCCGAGGCGCTGGTGCGCTGGCGGCATCCGTCGCGCGGCCTGATTCCGCCACGTGAATTCATCCCGCTCTGCGAAGACACCGGCCTGATCAAGCCACTCGGCCTGTGGATCGCCGCCGAGGCGATGCGCCAGCAGGCGCGATGGCAGGTGGCCGGCATCCGGCTGCCGATCTCGATCAACATCTCCGCCCAGCAGATGATGGCGCCGTTCTTCGTCGACGCGATGGTAGCCCTGCTCGCCGAACATCATCGCGACCCGCAGCAGATCGAACTGGAAGTGACCGAATCAATGCTGCTCGGCCCCGACACCGACGCCAGCCGCACGCTTGAGCGGCTCATTGAGGCCGGGTTCCGCATCGCCATTGACGACTTCGGCACCGGCTACTCGAACCTGGCCAATCTTGAGCGTTATCGCGTGGATACGCTCAAGATCGACCGCTCATTCATCGTCACGCTGGACACCGCGAGCCCGATCACCGATCTCATTCTTGGCATGGCGCGCATGTTGAACATGAAAGTGGTCGCCGAGGGCGTCGACAGCCCGCGCCAGCTCCACTGGTTGCGCGAGCGCGGTTGTCAGGAATATCAAGGCTTTCTGCACAGCGAGCCGATGACAGCCGACGCGCTGTGGCAACGTCTGGGGGGATCAGGCGTCGGCGCGAACGGAATGGGTGGCGCGGGCCACGCAGGCGTCGTTTAGCTCGGCACGCTGCGCCGGTGTCGCATCCGCCCGGCGCAGTGTCAACTGCCCGAATTCGCGCGCACCTGCCAGCTAATCCCCCGCCATCATCGGGGCATCGTCGCTGGCGTCCGAGTCGTCGAGCGCCTTGGGTTCGAGATTGAGCAACCGTTCGACGCGGGAGAACACCTCCGCGCGCGAGCAGGGTTTGCGCATGAAGTCGTCGGCGCCGATGCGTTTGACGTAATACTCCTCGGTTGCGGCTTCGTTGCCGCTCATCACAATGACCGGTACCGAGCCAACGTACTGCGAACGGCGAACACGACGCAGCACGTCGAAGCCACTGATACCGGGCAGCACAATATCAAGAAAAATCAGGCTCGGCTTGTTCTTGCGCAGCAGCTCGAGCGCGGTCTCGCCATCAAACGCTTCGAGGATGACGAAGCCATTCTCGCGAAGCATTCGCCCCAGCGCTGCGACCATTGTCTTGGAGTCGTCAACAATCAGGATCGACGTGCCTTCCGGTACACGCCTGCGTGCCCGACGGCGCCGTTCAACGGGCTGCGCTGGCCCGCCCGTAGTGGTGGGTTCACCAGGGCGAGTGTCGGCCGCCGGTGTGGGCAATGGACGACGTCTGAAAAAACCCAGCAAAGACATAATCCCCCCTTTTTTACTCGGCCCCCCTACTGCTTTGACCACTGGGCCGTCGCACCTTGCGCGAGCGCGTACGCAACACTTCGAAGATTGGCTCTTTTCCCGAGATGCTTCAAGCTTAGCGCAATGCCGCAGCAACGGCACCTCCGCCTGATTGCGGGGCTTTCGCTGCAAAGCGAGGCAGGCGCCCCGAAGAGGCGCTGCAGCAAACGGTTGCGGCGATCAATCACCCCATCACAAACACGCAAAGCTTGTTGCCGTCAAGATCCCGAAAGTACCCCGCGTAGAACCCGGTGCCACGCGACCCCGCCGCCCCTTCATCCGTTGCACCAAGACTGATGGCTTTGGCGTAGATGCGATCGACGTCTTCTTTCGAGCGCATGGCCAGCGCCACCATCACGCCGTTGCCCACAGTCGCGGGCTCGCCGTTGAACGGCTTCATCACGGCCAGGCTGGCCCCGCGCTTCTGCCCCCAGGACACGCCTGTCTCCGACTCCCAGCTGCGGGTGGCGCCGACTTCGGCCATCAAGGCGTCGTAAAAAGCAAATGCACGCGGCAGATCGTTGGAGCCCAGGGTAACGTAGCCAATCATCGCAATCTCCGTCGAACCGATAGATGGACGGCAAGTCTATCGCTGCCACCGCCATCCGGCACGCGCACCCGCCATTCGTCGCAACGGGCTTGGTGACTGCCACAGGGAATGCAAAATCCCGCTACGCCTGATGCTCTGGGCGGAACGCGACGGAGTGGCGATGGCGATATTCACAAAAGGGCGAGTCGTCGGCTCGCTGGTACTGCTGGGGCTGGGTGGCTTGCTGTGGGGCGGCTACGCGCTGCAGATGAAGCTGGGAGCGCCAGATGAAAAGCCGCGCTACAAGGTGGCGGATGTTGATCGCGGGGCGATCGTGCAGTTTGTCACGGCAACGGGGACGCTGAACCCGGTGGGACTGGTCAACGTGGGCACGCAGGTGTCCGGCACTGTCAGCGAACTTTCGGCGGACTTCAATGATCGCGTGAAGCGCGGGCAGGTGTTGCTGAAGCTTGACCCCACCCTGCTCAATGCCCAGGTCAAGCAGGCCACTGCCTCACTGGAGGCGGCGCGAGCCCAGTTGACGCTGGCTGACAGCAACTACAACCGCAACCTGAAACTGGTCGAACAGGGCTTCATCTCGCGCGCCACGCTGGAGCAGTTACGGCAGGCACTGGACGCAGCGAAGTCGCAGGTTGATCTCAGCCGTGCGCAATTGGAGCGCGCACAGGCCGATGTGGCCAACAGCATCATCCGCTCGCCCATCGACGGCGTGATCATCAAGCGCACCGCCGATCTTGGACAAACCGTCGCCGCCAGCTTCCAGACTCCCAACCTGTTCACCATCGCGCGTGATCTCAAGCAGATGCAGATCGACACCAACGTCTCCGAGGCAGATGTTGGTCTGCTCAAGGCGGGCCAGGCAGTGCGCTTTGTGGTGGATGCCTTTCCGGAGCGTGACTTCGAGGGCAAGGTACGTCAATTCCGTCTGTCGCCGAACGTCACGCAGAATGTTGTGACCTACAACGTGGTGATTGAGGTCGACAACCCCGATGAGCTGCTGAAGCCAGGCCTCACGGCGCAGGTGCGCATCATCACCGCCAACAAGCCGGACGCACTGCGGGTGCCCACCGCTTCACTGCGCTATCGGCCGAGCGAGTTTGAAATCGCCATGGACACGGTCAAGAAAAAGATGCTCGGCGAAAAAACGGCTGACGAGAAGGCGAAAGGCAAAGAAAGCGACAAGGCAAAGGACGCTGACAAAGCCGCCGCCGAGGCCGACAGCACCGACGAGCTAGGGTTGCGCACCAAATCCGGCGAGCGGCTGTACCGCATCTACCGCATCACTGACGGCAAGGACGTGAAAGTGCCGCAGCGCGCCGAGCCGGTCGACGTCGTCATTGGCGTCGCCAACAGCAAGTTCACCGAAATTGTGAAGGGCCCGCTGACCGCCGGCGACCGCGTTGTGGTGCGCTCACTGCTGGCCGACCCGACCAGGCAGTAGCGGCACGGAACGCAACCCATGACCACCGCACTCGTCGAATTGCGCGACGTTCGCAAGAGTTATTTCAGCAATCGCATTGAAACGCCCGTATTGCATGGCATCAATCTGGCGATGCAGCGTGGCGAGTTCGTCGCGATCATGGGGCAATCCGGGTCCGGCAAATCAACGCTGATGAACGTGCTTGGCTGCCTCGACACACCGACTTCGGGCAGTTACTCGCTGGCTGGAGAAGACGTTGGCAGCCTCTCCCGTGCCGCGCTGGCCGGATTGCGCAACCGCACCATCGGCTTTGTCTTTCAGAGTTTCAACCTGCTCAAGCGCATGTCGATCCTTGACAACGTGGCGCTGCCGCTGATCTACGCCGGTGTCAACCGCAAACAGGCGCGCGAGCGCGCGCAGCACCAGCTCGTACGCGTTGGCCTCGGTGAACTGGCGCGGCGGCAGCCCAACCAGCTTTCGGGCGGCCAGCAGCAGCGCGTCGCCATTGCGCGGGCACTGGTTGCCGATCCGCCGCTGATCCTGGCCGATGAGCCGACCGGGAACCTCGACACCCGCACCAGTGCCGACATCATGGCGGTGCTCACCGAGCTCAATCGCGATCGCGGACAAAGCATCATCCTGGTCACCCACGAGCCGGACATCGCGGCATTTGCGCGGCGGCTGGTTCGCCTGAAGGACGGGCTGGTGCTCTACGACGGCCCGGCGCGCGAAGGTTTGCGTGAACTGGCACAGGAAGAAGCGGTCAACCTGGCAGGCAGCCTGAGCACGGCTACCACTGAGGAGCAGGCATGAAATTCACGCAATTGCTTGCTGAATCCGCCGGTGCCATGCTGGCCAACCCGCTGCGCACCTTGCTGACCATGCTGGGCATCATCATCGGGATCGCCAGCGTTGTACTGATGCTGGCGGTGGGCGATGGCATCAAGGCATTCATCGACAAGCAGCTCGCAGTGCTCGGCAGTAACCTGGTTCTGGTGCAGGCCGACATGCGCAAGTCCGCTGGCGCGCGACTGCGCACCGGCACCGTACAGACGCTGACGCTGGACGACGCCGAGGCGGTGAACCGCTTGCCGAGCGTGGTCGGCGCAGCGCCGATGCTGACGACGTTTTCGCAGATTTCGGTGGGCAACGACAACAGCAATACGCAGGTGCAGGGCACCACACCGGCCTCGTTCCGCATCCGCAATCTGCGCATGGCGAAAGGCAGCCCGATCACCGAGGTTGACGTGGCCAGCGTCGCGCGCGTTGCCGTGCTGGGCAAAAAGACCGCCGAGCAGCTGTTCTACAAAGCCGATCCCATTGGCCAGACCATTCGAATTGACAACCAGAGTTTTCAGGTTACGGGTGTACTCGATAACGAGGGCCAGAGCTTTGACGCCGGCGATATCGGCGAAATCGTGATCGTGCCGATTTCCACGGCGCGCGTATCGCTCATACGCACGGCGTCACCTCGCAGCGTGCAATACGTGGTGGCGCAGTCGAAATCGGCCGAATCCGTCAACGACATGGTGGTCGATATCAAGGAGCTGCTGCGTGACCGTCACCGCATTCGCGCTGACGACGAGGACGACTTCCGCGTGGTCAACTTTGGCGAATTCGCCAAGTCGGGGGCGGCAATCGCAACCGGTCTGTCGGTGGCGCTGGGTTTCATCGGCGCGATCTCGCTGGTGGTGGGTGGCATCGGCATCATGAACATCATGCTGGTATCGGTCACCGAGCGGACGCGCGAGATCGGTATCCGCATGGCGATCGGCGCGCGTCCGTCGGACGTGCTGTGGCAATTTCTGATTGAGGCGGTAGCCATTTGCGTGGTCAGCGGCCTGATTGGCATCGCACTGTCGGCTGCTCTGGCGGCAGCTGTCTCATCCAGCGGCAAATTCGAGCTGGTGGTCGGCATCAAGGCCATCCTGATCGCCACCCTGTTCAGCGGCGCGGTTGGCGTGTTCTTCGGCTTTTATCCGGCACGGCGGGCGTCGAAACTGCAGCCAGTGGAGTGTCTGCGCTACGAATAGCTGATCGCCCGGTCAGCGCCGGCAATTCAGCGAAAATAGGGGAGTGATCCCAAACGACTTCATCGCCCAGCTGCTGTCGCGCGTCGACGTCGTCGAGGTGATCGACCGCTTTGTACCGCTGAAGAAGGCCGGCCAGAACTATCAGGCCTGCTGCCCGTTCCACAAGGAAAAATCGCCCTCGTTCTCTGTCAGCCCGACCAAGCAGTTCTACCACTGCTTCGGCTGCGGTGCGCATGGCTCGGCCATTACCTTCCTGATGGAATATGGCGGAAAGAGCTTCCCCGATGCCGTTGAGGAGCTGGCGCAAAACGTCGGCCTCACCGTGCCGCGCGACAACTCGCGACCGGCCGACCCGCAGGCGGGCGGCCTGTTCGACGTGATGCTCACCGCTGCGGGCTTTTACAAGCAGCAACTGAAGCATTCGCCGATCGCGATTGACTACTTCAAGAAGCGCGGTGTCAGCGGCGAGGTCGCACGCCGCTTTCATCTGGGCTGGGCGCCGGCCGGCTGGCAGCCTCTGGCAGAGGCCTTTGACGACTACGCCGACAACCAGTTGCTGGAAACCGCCGGGCTGGTCACCACTGGCGACGCCGGCAAACGCTACGACCGCTTTCGCGAACGGGTGATGTTCCCGATCCTGAATCAGCAGGGCGCGGTGATCGCGTTTGGCGGGCGCATTCTCGGTTCCAAGGATGACGGCAATGGCCCGAAATACCTGAACTCCCCCGAGACGCCGATCTTCAGCAAGGGGCGCGAACTGTATGGCCTGTTTCAGGCGCAGGGCGCAATCCGCAAGGTGAATCGCGTGCTGGTGGTTGAGGGCTACATGGACGTGGTCGCGCTGGCGCAGTACGGCGTGGAGTATGTCGTGGCCACACTCGGCACCGCGACCACCGAAGCGCATGTGCAGCGCCTGATGCGGCTGGCCGACGAAGTGGTGTTCAGCTTTGATGGCGACAGCGCCGGCCAGCGCGCTGCCTGGCGTGCGCTCGAGAACGCGCTGCCGGCGCTGCGCGACGGCAAGCAGATCCGCTTCCTGTTCCTGCCCGAAGAACACGACCCCGACAGCTACGTGCGTGAGCATGGTCGCGAGGCATTCGAGGAGTACGTCGCCAACGCCTTGCCATTGTCGCAGTACTGGATTGATGAGCTCAACAAGCGCCACCCCGGTGATAGCGCGGAGGCCAAGGCAGCGCGCGCCGCAGCGGCACGTTCGCACCTGGAGCTGGTGAGCGCACCGATGCTGCGCGAGTCACTGGGAACGGTCCTTGCCAAAGACACTGAACTTTCGCTTGCATCGGTACTGCCACCAGTTAAGCGCGCTGCTCCGACCGAGGAAGAGCAACAGACCAGCTACAGACAATATTCCGGAGTCAGACCGCCACCTCTACGATTTGATCCGTTAGAAAAGCGTCTACTGCTTCAATCGAGGCGGATTCTTGCTCAGCCCAAACTCGCGATGGTCATTGCCGGAACTGTGCCAGCTAAGGCGGACGAGACCAATTTCGCGTTAAGACTCTTGATCGCCGTGGCAAATCAAGCGATCAAGATGGATGGGCCATCTCACTTTGGTATTTGGCATGCACAGTTCGAGCAGACAGACTTCGCGTCTACCGTATCAAGTTTATTAGTAGACAAAGATGTCGACATAGATGAGAGAGTGCCCTTCGAGGAAGCTGAGAGCGAGCTACGTGAGCTACGTAATCAGATTGAGTCGGGGACACTATTTCAGTCAACTCAGGTAGTGTCCGTCCCACAGAATCTCGCCAATCTCGGAATTCTTGCTCTCGGACCGCGACGTCAAGCGACTACTGCAAATGCTCTGCCCCTCCCCCCTGGTGGGGGAGGGGTTGGGGAGAGGGGGATGATGGCCTCCCAGCCACCAGCACCTGGGGCGCAGCCGTCACCCTCTCCCCTGCCCCTCTCCCCTCAAGGGAGAGGGGAAGACGCTGCGCACCGTCTTCGCGACTTCGCACGCGAACTACGTGCCAATCAAACCCCTTGGGAGCAGGAGTTATGGCAAGAGCTTCGCGCCCACCGCTTCGCCGACGTGAAATTCAAGCGGCAGCAGCCGATTGGTCCCTACATTGCGGATTTTGTTGCCCTATCCAGATCAGTCGTTGTCGAACTAGATGGATCACAGCATTCTCAAAACGCTGACTACGATCAGAAGCGCGATGACTTTCTCAGACAGGAAGGCTTTCGGGTAATTCGCGTCTGGAACAATGAATGGACTGAAAATCGGTCGGGCGTTCTTGATGCGATCTGGGCAGCCGTCACCGACAACCCCGGCGTCGGGCAGTCATCACTTTCCGGTGCCAGCGACCCGGATCAAACCCCGGACGACGATCTCGACGACATCCCGTTCGACTTCAACGCCAACTTCGCGCCGTCGCCGGACGACCAGCACGACGCGCCTTTCTAGTTCACACTGCTCAATCTCATGACCTCACCGCTGATTTCCACCACTGACCTGGCCGCGCAACTGGCTGATCCACATCTGGTGATCGTGGATAGCCGCCATGACCTGCTGAACCCTTCACTGGGACCGGAGGCTTATGCCGCCGGCCATTTGCCGGGTGCGATCTTCATGTCGATCGACGATGATCTCTCCGCCGCGAAAACCGGCAGCAACGGCCGCCATCCGTGGCCGACGGCGGAAACCTTCGCAGCAACGCTCGGGCGCAAGGGCATCGGCAATGCCAGCCGCGTGGTCGTCTACGACGGCGGCAATGCCATGTACGCCGGCCGGCTGTGGTGGATGCTGCGCTGGCTGGGTCACGACAACGTTTTTGTGCTCGATGGCGGCTACGCGCAGTGGCAGAAAGAAGGCCGTGCCATTGACACCACCGCGCGCCAGCGCGCGGCTACCAACTTTCAGGCCACCGTGCGCAAGGGCATGCTGCTCAACGCCGCTGACACGCTGGCAGCGCTTACTGACCCGTCGCAACGCATCCTCGACGCCCGTGCACATGAGCGCTATCGTGGTGATGTCGAGCCGGTGGATCCGGTGGCTGGACACATCCCCGGTGCGCTGAATCGCCCGTTCGCGCTCAACCTGCGCGACGGCGTGTTTAAGTCGGCTGAAGAGTTGCGTCGCGAATTCGAGGTGGTGCTGGCCGGTCGCACCCCGGCACAACTGATTCATCAGTGCGGTAGCGGCGTGTCGGCCTGCGCCAACATCATCGCGATGGAACACGCCGGACTTGGCGGCAGCCGGCTCTACGCCGGGAGCTGGAGCGAATGGTGCGCCGATCCGTCACGCCCGGTGGCGCGCAGCTAGGCCGGCCTCAATCGCGATAGTTGCCCCAGGCCTTCATGCTCTTGCGCATGAAGCTCACTTGCGCTTCCCACTTCGTGCAGCGACGGCAGATGAAAGCGTGTGCCCGGATCACGGCGCGTTCAGTCGCCGACAACGCGCGATCTTCGCGTTCGGAGACGAGAGCCGCGACTTCACGGCAGGTGCGCAGGAATTTCATGTTGACGTCTTGGCAGGGCCGTTGCCGAACCACTTGAGTTGCAGGCATTCCCGCAACCGCAAGCGTGCCCGATGCAGCAGCACCCAAGCATTGGACGAGGTGATCTGCAATTCCTTACAGATCTCGTCGGTGGAAAACTCCATCCACTCGCGCATGAGGAACACGCGGCCCATCGTTGGCGGCATCTGGTTGATGCAGACATCCAGCACCTCCAGAAATTGCTTCGAATTGAGCGTTTGCTCGGGGTTGGGCCAGTCGTAGGTGTCACCACGAAAGTGGCCATCGGGCACGAACAGTAAATCCTCCAGCTCGGCGTCCTCATCGGTATTGACCGACGATGCCACTTCGCGCGAATTGGCGCGCAGGCAGTCGATGATCTTGAATTTGAGGATGCCGACCAGCCAGGTGCGCAGGCTGGAGCGACCGCCGAAGCTCTGCGGCTTTTCGAGCGCCGCCAACATGGTCTCGGCCACCACATCTTCGGCCCAGGCGTCATTTCGTAGCTGCAGGCGGGCGAAGCGCAGCAGATAACTGCGTGATTCGGCGACATCGTCGGCAAATTTGGCAAGGTCGGTCATCGTGAACGAAGGCAGCAATCGGGAGTTTTTGGCGTGCTGCGAGTGTATGGCTTTTCGATGAAATCCTCACCGAAACTGGGCTCAGTGAGTCAATTGGCATCAAGTCGACTTTTCCAAATTTTCGCCTTCAGCCCGCGCGGGATATGAGTTTCAACAAAAAGGTGACGAGTAGTCTGAATGCTCCAGACAACCGTCAACGAGTTCGCCTCGGGGCACGTTTTTGCGCGAGTGCTGTCCAACCAGTTGACCCGCGCAAATGGCGCAGAGTTTTCCGATAGCGCTTTCCGCTGCGAGCGGAGCAACGAAGGAGAGAATCCAATGAAACAGATGTTTGCCATGACGCTGGCCGCCGTTGCGGTCACTGCGGCCGTTGCGCAGCCGGCGCCGTCCTACGCACCGCCGCAGCAAAGCTATAGCGACACCGCACAGGTGCTCTCCGCGCAACCGATTTACGAGCGCAACAACGTTCCCCGTCAGGAATGCGCCAATGAAACCGTGACCGAAACGCGCACGGTGCCGTCGCAAGGCTACGTCACCGCCAATTACGCCCCAGGACAGCCAGCACCTGCGCCTGCCCCCACGGGTGAGCGCACCGTCGGCGCTGGCACCATCATCGGCGCCATCATCGGCGGCGTGGTGGGGCATCAGTTCGGCAACTCGTCGGGCGGCCGCGATCGCGGAACCGCCGCCGGCGCCATCGTTGGCGGTCTGGTCGGTAACCAGATCGAAAACAGCGCACCGGCCACCACCGCAGCCCCGGTCGCCAGCGGCCCGGCCCGTGTTGACTATGTGCCGGAGACGCGCACCGTACAGCGCTGCCGCACGGTCTACGACGGCCGCGACGAAATCGTTGGCTACAACGTGGCCTACCGCTATCAGGGCCGCGATTACACGACGCGGATGGCCTATGACCCGGGCCCCACGATGAATGTGCGCGTCAACCTAGCGCCGGACGTTCCGCCGCCGGTGCGTCGCCCGTAACGAATTGAGTTAACCGCTTCCACATCTTCCAAGAGCAAGTAACCGAACAACGATAACGCTGACCTCCATCACCCGCCGCCCGCGTCTCCTCCCCCGAAATCACGCGCGCGGCATCTGCCGTCGGGCTCCTCCCCCTTGCCCGACGGCGGGACCCGGTGAAGCGATCACAGCGACATTGCGCAGTCGCAGCCCGGCCGGGCCTCCCC
This is a stretch of genomic DNA from Casimicrobium huifangae. It encodes these proteins:
- a CDS encoding zf-HC2 domain-containing protein; its protein translation is MKFLRTCREVAALVSEREDRALSATERAVIRAHAFICRRCTKWEAQVSFMRKSMKAWGNYRD
- a CDS encoding sigma-70 family RNA polymerase sigma factor, giving the protein MTDLAKFADDVAESRSYLLRFARLQLRNDAWAEDVVAETMLAALEKPQSFGGRSSLRTWLVGILKFKIIDCLRANSREVASSVNTDEDAELEDLLFVPDGHFRGDTYDWPNPEQTLNSKQFLEVLDVCINQMPPTMGRVFLMREWMEFSTDEICKELQITSSNAWVLLHRARLRLRECLQLKWFGNGPAKTST
- a CDS encoding glycine zipper 2TM domain-containing protein, producing MKQMFAMTLAAVAVTAAVAQPAPSYAPPQQSYSDTAQVLSAQPIYERNNVPRQECANETVTETRTVPSQGYVTANYAPGQPAPAPAPTGERTVGAGTIIGAIIGGVVGHQFGNSSGGRDRGTAAGAIVGGLVGNQIENSAPATTAAPVASGPARVDYVPETRTVQRCRTVYDGRDEIVGYNVAYRYQGRDYTTRMAYDPGPTMNVRVNLAPDVPPPVRRP